A region of Selenomonadales bacterium 4137-cl DNA encodes the following proteins:
- a CDS encoding class II fructose-bisphosphate aldolase family protein: MSLVTMRELLQDARKRKYAVGGFNVFNFETLSAVMEVAEELKTPLVLGIPERLFKFVDVDTLSAAMVRAAQKASVPVALHLDHGHTYEGVLKAIRWGFTSVMFDGSALPLAENLKRTKDITRIAHTLGISVEGELGYVGFNDSKTDIKEDNIVTPDIAAEFVDKTKIDALAVAVGNNHGAYRGSPKLNFSRLSELNQAVNVPLVMHGGSRLSREEYRNSIVSGISKINIATDMSQAASDTLKAELLKSPNANYIHLMTVVKKGVKDSVRKYMLAFECISKAV, encoded by the coding sequence TTGAGCTTGGTAACTATGCGGGAACTGCTGCAGGACGCCAGGAAAAGGAAGTATGCCGTCGGCGGATTCAACGTATTCAACTTCGAAACACTAAGCGCGGTAATGGAAGTAGCTGAAGAACTCAAAACCCCCCTGGTCCTCGGTATTCCCGAACGCCTCTTCAAGTTCGTCGACGTAGACACCTTGAGCGCCGCCATGGTCCGGGCCGCTCAGAAAGCGTCGGTGCCCGTCGCCTTGCATTTGGATCACGGCCACACCTATGAAGGGGTGCTGAAAGCCATCCGCTGGGGCTTCACTTCCGTGATGTTCGACGGATCGGCGCTGCCGTTGGCCGAAAACCTCAAGCGAACTAAAGATATCACCCGCATAGCCCATACTCTCGGTATTTCCGTCGAGGGTGAACTGGGCTATGTTGGTTTTAACGATAGTAAAACGGATATCAAAGAGGACAACATCGTCACCCCCGACATAGCCGCCGAATTCGTGGACAAAACGAAAATCGACGCCCTGGCAGTGGCGGTGGGCAATAATCATGGCGCTTACCGCGGCAGCCCCAAGCTAAACTTTTCGCGGCTCAGCGAACTGAACCAGGCGGTTAACGTGCCCTTGGTCATGCATGGCGGATCGCGGCTCAGCCGGGAAGAATACCGCAATTCCATCGTATCCGGCATATCAAAGATTAATATCGCCACCGACATGTCACAGGCCGCGTCGGACACGCTCAAGGCAGAATTACTCAAAAGTCCGAACGCCAACTACATCCACCTTATGACGGTGGTAAAGAAAGGCGTCAAAGATTCGGTCCGCAAATACATGCTCGCCTTCGAGTGCATTTCCAAAGCGGTGTAA